One window of Salmo salar chromosome ssa11, Ssal_v3.1, whole genome shotgun sequence genomic DNA carries:
- the LOC106563643 gene encoding olfactory receptor 52E4 has product MSYLTSDSNQTGNIDTFIRPPYFFISGFIDIPHMNYYYVFLCFVYIISLVGNTFVMMVIYMDSSLHSPKYIAVFNLAFADVCGSTALVPKLLDMFLFSRQLISYNQCLASLFFIFLFLTMQSFNLTILSYDRLVAICCPLRYHMMVTYRSMFQLTGAAWAFAVFLVLLAVCLINRLSFCRSLVINSYFCDHGPLFRLAAPCSDVVPNIVMSYLNPCIVLYFPMVFIISSYICITHALFTITLPQDSSLRVRAVKTCTSHLILVAIFYLPINFTFLLHPIIPTNARIINLSLTSVLPPMLNPIIYVLKTEEFKESAKKLLSKRGAQRAVAPVQST; this is encoded by the exons ATGAGTTACCTGACCTCTGACTCTAACCAGACAGGGAACATTGACACCTTTATCCGACCCCCTTACTTCTTCATCAGTGGTTTCATCGACATCCCCCACATGAACTACTATTACGTCTTCCTCTGCTTCGTATACATCATCTCTCTG GTGGGCAACACCTTCGTCATGATGGTTATCTACATGGACAGCAGTCTCCACAG CCCCAAGTACATTGCTGTGTTCAACCTGGCCTTCGCAGACGTGTGTGGGAGCACTGCCCTGGTCCCCAAGCTCCTGGATATGTTCCTGTTCAGCAGACAGCTCATCTCCTACAACCAGTGCCTCGCTAGCCTCTTcttcatcttcctcttcctcaccatGCAGTCCTTCAACCTCACCATCCTCTCCTACGACAGACTGGTGGCCATCTGCTGCCCACTCAG GTACCATATGATGGTGACCTACAGGTCCATGTTCCAGCTGACGGGTGCTGCCTGGGCGTTTGCTGTGTTCCTGGTGTTGCTGGCTGTGTGCCTCATCAACCGACTCTCCTTCTGTCG gtcTCTGGTGATCAACAGCTACTTCTGTGACCACGGTCCCCTGTTCCGTCTGGCGGCCCCCTGTTCTGATGTGGTCCCTAACATAGTGATGTCTTATCTCAACCCCTGTATAGTCCTCTATTTCCCCATGGTCTTCATCATATCATCATACATCTGTATCACACACGCCCTGTTCACCATCACACTGCCCCAGGACAG ctctctcagagtCAGAGCCGTGAAGACGTGTACCTCACACCTGATACTCGTAGCCATATTCTACCTGCCTATTAATTTCACCTTCCTCCTTCACCCAATCATACCAACCAACGCCCGGATcatcaacctctctctgacctcgGTGCTGCCGCCCATGCTCAACCCCATCATATATGTTCTGAAGACAGAGGAGTTTAAGGAATCGGCCAAGAAGCTGCTTAGTAAAAGAGGAGCACAGAGAGCTGTAGCGCCGGTGCAATCAACATGA
- the LOC106591498 gene encoding olfactory receptor 10G4-like, whose product MSSVNFTGKNVEEFIITGFDHLSHQKLLGFLIFITYFLVLLGSGTNICIIVTDRRLHTPMYLLICNLAVVDIMFTTSTSTTMISVLLAKVKTISYYSCISSMYIYHLGDIEECLALSLMALDRTIAISTPLRYHIILTNPRLFLLITATWLIGLGVMGVVAAQADSLPYCQPIIRYVFCDYPAMVRTACVNPEPYWMLPTILGLWLVGAQLTFILLSYVNLIYTVLRLPNNESRVQVFNTCICHIIVVSCYYAPKLASVLLTRIGVRLNLMERNALLIMATLLPSLINPTVYCLKTKEIRKRLVQILSRKRTAVMK is encoded by the coding sequence ATGTCTTCAGTGAATTTCACGGGGAAGAATGTGGAGGAGTTTATCATCACAGGCTTCGACCACCTCTCTCACCAGAAGCTCCTGGGCTTCCTCATCTTCATCACATATTTCCTTGTGCTTCTGGGAAGCGGCACCAACATCTGCATCATCGTGACGGACAGACGGCTGCACACGCCCATGTACCTCCTTATCTGTAACCTGGCCGTGGTGGACATCATGTTCACCACCAGCACCAGCACCACCATGATCTCTGTCCTGCTGGCCAAGGTCAAAACCATCTCCTACTACTCCTGCATATCAAGCATGTACATCTACCACCTGGGTGACATCGAAGAGTGTCTGGCCCTGTCCCTGATGGCTTTGGACCGAACCATCGCTATCAGCACTCCTCTTAGGTACCACATCATCCTAACTAACCCGCGGCTCTTCCTGTTGATCACAGCTACCTGGCTGATAGGGTTAGGGGTCATGGGGGTAGTAGCAGCTCAGGCAGACAGCCTTCCATACTGCCAGCCCATCATTAGATATGTGTTCTGTGACTATCCTGCTATGGTCCGAACTGCCTGTGTCAACCCTGAACCCTATTGGATGCTTCCCACCATCCTGGGTCTGTGGTTGGTTGGTGCACAGCTCACATTCATTCTGCTGTCATACGTGAATCTGATCTACACAGTACTGAGACTGCCTAACAACGAGAGCAGAGTGCAGGTGTTTAATACCTGTATTTGTCACATCATTGTCGTGTCCTGTTACTACGCTCCCAAGTTAGCCTCTGTGTTGTTGACGAGGATAGGGGTGAGGCTGAATCTGATGGAGCGTAATGCTTTACTGATTATGGCCACGCTTTTACCTTCTCTGATCAACCCTACAGTCTACTGTCTGAAGACCAAGGAGATTAGGAAGAGATTGGTTCAGATACTGTCTAGAAAAAGAACTGCAGTGATGAAATGA